One Spodoptera frugiperda isolate SF20-4 chromosome 10, AGI-APGP_CSIRO_Sfru_2.0, whole genome shotgun sequence genomic region harbors:
- the LOC118276120 gene encoding piggyBac transposable element-derived protein 4 isoform X4: MSSRGETGVRGRGRGRRGRGRGRGRPLCARELQFDQPGPSGLQPQRPPQPGPSGLQPQRPPQPGPSGLQPQSGPPLTLQEELRLAKAARARDARNMSRLTPTQKQALAVLKDKKQVGNYLLPTGDLAPKGKKKGIEGRCWHPALLLPGTPSVPPPPNPRYWEKSSQAVVETQTASHLRIDDVSGCREEDSAIASTTEAPPSAVTPDDATDDEDVIEGTPPRPILIRRRARAVSPQSHALGRANESPLEKMMKIISNPPSVAQEVELGGTPSSTITMKTGSGTSGVSYNFDIGVDLEAVEETEEEALAGTERAYPDDSVAFIVNVPVADKNYMLVDCPANVAIDAPAHQGEDVTVGDSANAGSDIEPDDDEPHGPLRRRDVHEYDEVEGNPFLEDQVQVMNAADDAFLRTAPDNAELLHFDWSSEVDNFEGVREIFSGPSGPTFDLEGLTPLDVFRQIWDTNILSLMVRETNRYAQHIIDGLPTSSSSRMNRWVDTDEEEMWRFLCILMLQSLVYTPVEREYWYPIQESVKLGCDDIMPYNRFILLKRCLHFVDNTTLDPVSTSKLQKVMPIIQHLNHKFGSLYLPEQNVAIDESLLLWKGRLSFAQLIATKRARVGIKSYELCESRTGYLWKMEIYTGSGHIHEPQEATQAAAGHDVENEPESATSQIVFSLMRPLFGKGHTLVMDNFYNSPLLSRILKLKYKTDTVGTLRLKREYVPESLKGKTKQNMRTGEICFSSTKDLCIVVWMDSNVVSMISTCHGVKSGGKEKYGYYKYKPEVVLYYNNTMGGIDHKDQMLSSYPIERVRNVIWYKKLFRRLLNVSVHNSFVIYTHGNEMKYRHFRNTIVTQLRAAYQHPAPSRALVVRPSGQRAAMHLPQKIKKLRCKLCYAAKKTRSTVWQCSTCLVALCLPDCYKEYHDKLCTE, translated from the exons ATGTCATCTCGTGGTGAAACTGGAGTGCGGGGCCGGGGAAGAGGACGCCGTGGCCGAGGCCGCGGC CGCGGCCGTCCCCTATGCGCCCGCGAGCTTCAGtttga CCAACCTGGGCCGTCGGGGTTGCAACCGCAGCGCCCTCCCCAACCTGGGCCGTCGGGGTTGCAGCCGCAGCGCCCTCCCCAACCTGGGCCGTCGGGGTTGCAACCCCAATCTGGACCGCCGCTTACACTTCAGGAAGAGCTTCGTCTGGCGAAGGCCGCGAGGGCTAGGGACGCGCGAAACATGAGCAGGCTGACCCCTACCCAAAAGCAGGCCCTGGCTGTTCTGAAGGACAAAAAGCAGGTGGGCAACTATTTATTGCCCACCGGAGATCTTGC ccctaaaggaaaaaaaaaggGGATAGAAGGGCGATGCTGGCACCCAGCTCTTTTGTTGCCCGGGACGCCGTCTGTGCCTCCCCCACCAAATCCTCGGTATTGGGAAA AATCTTCTCAAGCTGTGGTGGAGACGCAGACAGCGAGCCACTTACGCATCGATGACGTAAGTGGCTGCAGGGAGGAGGACAGTGCAATCGCCTCCACAACCGAGGCCCCACCCTCCGCCGTCACACCCGACGACGCGACTGACGATGAGGATGTCATTGAAGGCACCCCTCCCCGTCCGATTT TAATCAGACGACGCGCACGCGCTGTGTCGCCGCAGAGCCATGCCCTAGGCAGAGCAAACGAAAGTCCTTTAGAGAA GATGATGAAAATCATTTCAAATCCACCTTCTGTGGCTCAGGAGGTAGAGTTGGGGGGCACACCTT CATCAACAATTACAATGAAGACTGGTTCTGGAACGTCGGGCGTGTCTTACAATTTTG ATATTGGTGTCGACTTGGAGGCCGTTGAGGAGACGGAGGAGGAAGCGCTCGCCGGTACAGAGCGCGCCTATCCAGACGATTCCGTAGCTTTTATCGTCAACGTTCCCGTTGCCGATAAAAACTACATGCTTGTCGACTGCCCTGCCAACGTCGCCATCGACGCGCCCGCCCACCAAGGTGAAGACGTCACCGTTGGCGACAGTGCAAATGCCGGCAGTGATATCGAGCCGGATGACGACGAGCCCCACGGCCCATTACGGCGTCGGGACGTTCATGAATATGACGAGGTCGAAGGAAATCCATTCCTCGAGGACCAGGTTCAAGTCATGAACGCCGCCGATGACGCCTTTCTCCGCACAGCGCCAGACAACGCAGAGTTGCTCCATTTTGACTGGTCGAGTGAAGTGGACAATTTTGAAGGTGTGCGGGAAATATTTTCTGGGCCTAGTGGGCCGACTTTCGACCTGGAGGGTCTTACTCCACTTGACGTGTTCCGTCAAATATGGGATACCAATATTCTTTCTTTGATGGTTCGAGAAACTAACCGTTACGCACAGCATATCATTGACGGGCTCCCCACATCTTCCAGTTCAAGAATGAACCGTTGGGTAGACACCGACGAGGAGGAGATGTGGAGGTTTCTGTGCATATTAATGCTACAATCATTAGTTTATACTCCCGTTGAACGGGAATATTGGTATCCCATACAGGAAAGCGTGAAGTTGGGTTGTGACGACATCATGCCCTACAACCGCTTTATTTTACTCAAACGTTGTCTACACTTTGTAGACAACACAACTTTGGACCCCGTGTCAACCTCCAAACTCCAGAAGGTGATGCCCATTATTCAGCACCTAAACCACAAGTTCGGCTCTTTATACCTGCCCGAGCAAAACGTGGCAATTGACGAGTCGCTCCTTCTATGGAAGGGGCGGCTGTCGTTTGCGCAGTTGATAGCAACGAAAAGAGCACGGGTAGGTATAAAGAGTTACGAGCTTTGTGAATCGCGAACGGGTTACCTCTGGAAGATGGAAATCTACACGGGCAGCGGTCACATTCACGAGCCACAAGAGGCAACGCAAGCGGCTGCAGGACATGATGTCGAGAACGAGCCGGAGAGTGCCACTAGCCAAATAGTGTTCAGCCTTATGCGACCACTATTTGGAAAGGGTCATACTTTAGTGATGGACAATTTTTACAATTCTCCACTTTTGTCGAGAATCCTGAAACTAAAGTATAAGACCGACACTGTTGGCACTCTCAGGCTTAAAAGAGAGTATGTACCCGAATCGTTGAAAGGTAAGACTAAGCAGAACATGAGGACTGGTGAGATCTGCTTCAGTTCTACCAAAGACCTCTGCATCGTCGTTTGGATGGACAGTAACGTAGTATCCATGATTTCGACTTGCCACGGCGTCAAATCCGGAGGTAAGGAGAAATACGGGTACTACAAATACAAGCCCGAGGTTGTGCTTTACTACAATAACACTATGGGAGGCATCGATCATAAAGATCAGATGCTGTCGTCCTACCCCATAGAGCGAGTTAGGAACGTGATATGGTATAAGAAGTTGTTTCGGCGACTCTTAAACGTATCCGTTCATAACTCGTTCGTTATTTATACGCACGGTAATGAAATGAAGTACCGCCACTTCAGGAACACCATAGTGACACAACTTCGGGCAGCCTACCAGCATCCGGCTCCTTCTCGGGCACTTGTAGTACGGCCATCAGGACAGAGGGCGGCAATGCATTTGCCTCAGAAGATCAAAAAGTTACGCTGCAAGCTTTGCTATGCAGCAAAAAAGACGCGCAGCACTGTTTGGCAGTGTTCGACGTGCTTAGTAGCTTTGTGCCTGCCTGATTGCTACAAGGAATATCATGACAAGCTATGCACCGAGTAA
- the LOC118276120 gene encoding piggyBac transposable element-derived protein 4 isoform X5 — MLDSSSRGFIFIVSRQGSSFEGRGNGPNFESCSQPGPSGLQPQRPPQPGPSGLQPQRPPQPGPSGLQPQSGPPLTLQEELRLAKAARARDARNMSRLTPTQKQALAVLKDKKQVGNYLLPTGDLAPKGKKKGIEGRCWHPALLLPGTPSVPPPPNPRYWEKSSQAVVETQTASHLRIDDVSGCREEDSAIASTTEAPPSAVTPDDATDDEDVIEGTPPRPILIRRRARAVSPQSHALGRANESPLEKMMKIISNPPSVAQEVELGGTPSSTITMKTGSGTSGVSYNFDIGVDLEAVEETEEEALAGTERAYPDDSVAFIVNVPVADKNYMLVDCPANVAIDAPAHQGEDVTVGDSANAGSDIEPDDDEPHGPLRRRDVHEYDEVEGNPFLEDQVQVMNAADDAFLRTAPDNAELLHFDWSSEVDNFEGVREIFSGPSGPTFDLEGLTPLDVFRQIWDTNILSLMVRETNRYAQHIIDGLPTSSSSRMNRWVDTDEEEMWRFLCILMLQSLVYTPVEREYWYPIQESVKLGCDDIMPYNRFILLKRCLHFVDNTTLDPVSTSKLQKVMPIIQHLNHKFGSLYLPEQNVAIDESLLLWKGRLSFAQLIATKRARVGIKSYELCESRTGYLWKMEIYTGSGHIHEPQEATQAAAGHDVENEPESATSQIVFSLMRPLFGKGHTLVMDNFYNSPLLSRILKLKYKTDTVGTLRLKREYVPESLKGKTKQNMRTGEICFSSTKDLCIVVWMDSNVVSMISTCHGVKSGGKEKYGYYKYKPEVVLYYNNTMGGIDHKDQMLSSYPIERVRNVIWYKKLFRRLLNVSVHNSFVIYTHGNEMKYRHFRNTIVTQLRAAYQHPAPSRALVVRPSGQRAAMHLPQKIKKLRCKLCYAAKKTRSTVWQCSTCLVALCLPDCYKEYHDKLCTE; from the exons CAGCCAACCTGGGCCGTCGGGGTTGCAACCGCAGCGCCCTCCCCAACCTGGGCCGTCGGGGTTGCAGCCGCAGCGCCCTCCCCAACCTGGGCCGTCGGGGTTGCAACCCCAATCTGGACCGCCGCTTACACTTCAGGAAGAGCTTCGTCTGGCGAAGGCCGCGAGGGCTAGGGACGCGCGAAACATGAGCAGGCTGACCCCTACCCAAAAGCAGGCCCTGGCTGTTCTGAAGGACAAAAAGCAGGTGGGCAACTATTTATTGCCCACCGGAGATCTTGC ccctaaaggaaaaaaaaaggGGATAGAAGGGCGATGCTGGCACCCAGCTCTTTTGTTGCCCGGGACGCCGTCTGTGCCTCCCCCACCAAATCCTCGGTATTGGGAAA AATCTTCTCAAGCTGTGGTGGAGACGCAGACAGCGAGCCACTTACGCATCGATGACGTAAGTGGCTGCAGGGAGGAGGACAGTGCAATCGCCTCCACAACCGAGGCCCCACCCTCCGCCGTCACACCCGACGACGCGACTGACGATGAGGATGTCATTGAAGGCACCCCTCCCCGTCCGATTT TAATCAGACGACGCGCACGCGCTGTGTCGCCGCAGAGCCATGCCCTAGGCAGAGCAAACGAAAGTCCTTTAGAGAA GATGATGAAAATCATTTCAAATCCACCTTCTGTGGCTCAGGAGGTAGAGTTGGGGGGCACACCTT CATCAACAATTACAATGAAGACTGGTTCTGGAACGTCGGGCGTGTCTTACAATTTTG ATATTGGTGTCGACTTGGAGGCCGTTGAGGAGACGGAGGAGGAAGCGCTCGCCGGTACAGAGCGCGCCTATCCAGACGATTCCGTAGCTTTTATCGTCAACGTTCCCGTTGCCGATAAAAACTACATGCTTGTCGACTGCCCTGCCAACGTCGCCATCGACGCGCCCGCCCACCAAGGTGAAGACGTCACCGTTGGCGACAGTGCAAATGCCGGCAGTGATATCGAGCCGGATGACGACGAGCCCCACGGCCCATTACGGCGTCGGGACGTTCATGAATATGACGAGGTCGAAGGAAATCCATTCCTCGAGGACCAGGTTCAAGTCATGAACGCCGCCGATGACGCCTTTCTCCGCACAGCGCCAGACAACGCAGAGTTGCTCCATTTTGACTGGTCGAGTGAAGTGGACAATTTTGAAGGTGTGCGGGAAATATTTTCTGGGCCTAGTGGGCCGACTTTCGACCTGGAGGGTCTTACTCCACTTGACGTGTTCCGTCAAATATGGGATACCAATATTCTTTCTTTGATGGTTCGAGAAACTAACCGTTACGCACAGCATATCATTGACGGGCTCCCCACATCTTCCAGTTCAAGAATGAACCGTTGGGTAGACACCGACGAGGAGGAGATGTGGAGGTTTCTGTGCATATTAATGCTACAATCATTAGTTTATACTCCCGTTGAACGGGAATATTGGTATCCCATACAGGAAAGCGTGAAGTTGGGTTGTGACGACATCATGCCCTACAACCGCTTTATTTTACTCAAACGTTGTCTACACTTTGTAGACAACACAACTTTGGACCCCGTGTCAACCTCCAAACTCCAGAAGGTGATGCCCATTATTCAGCACCTAAACCACAAGTTCGGCTCTTTATACCTGCCCGAGCAAAACGTGGCAATTGACGAGTCGCTCCTTCTATGGAAGGGGCGGCTGTCGTTTGCGCAGTTGATAGCAACGAAAAGAGCACGGGTAGGTATAAAGAGTTACGAGCTTTGTGAATCGCGAACGGGTTACCTCTGGAAGATGGAAATCTACACGGGCAGCGGTCACATTCACGAGCCACAAGAGGCAACGCAAGCGGCTGCAGGACATGATGTCGAGAACGAGCCGGAGAGTGCCACTAGCCAAATAGTGTTCAGCCTTATGCGACCACTATTTGGAAAGGGTCATACTTTAGTGATGGACAATTTTTACAATTCTCCACTTTTGTCGAGAATCCTGAAACTAAAGTATAAGACCGACACTGTTGGCACTCTCAGGCTTAAAAGAGAGTATGTACCCGAATCGTTGAAAGGTAAGACTAAGCAGAACATGAGGACTGGTGAGATCTGCTTCAGTTCTACCAAAGACCTCTGCATCGTCGTTTGGATGGACAGTAACGTAGTATCCATGATTTCGACTTGCCACGGCGTCAAATCCGGAGGTAAGGAGAAATACGGGTACTACAAATACAAGCCCGAGGTTGTGCTTTACTACAATAACACTATGGGAGGCATCGATCATAAAGATCAGATGCTGTCGTCCTACCCCATAGAGCGAGTTAGGAACGTGATATGGTATAAGAAGTTGTTTCGGCGACTCTTAAACGTATCCGTTCATAACTCGTTCGTTATTTATACGCACGGTAATGAAATGAAGTACCGCCACTTCAGGAACACCATAGTGACACAACTTCGGGCAGCCTACCAGCATCCGGCTCCTTCTCGGGCACTTGTAGTACGGCCATCAGGACAGAGGGCGGCAATGCATTTGCCTCAGAAGATCAAAAAGTTACGCTGCAAGCTTTGCTATGCAGCAAAAAAGACGCGCAGCACTGTTTGGCAGTGTTCGACGTGCTTAGTAGCTTTGTGCCTGCCTGATTGCTACAAGGAATATCATGACAAGCTATGCACCGAGTAA
- the LOC118276120 gene encoding piggyBac transposable element-derived protein 4 isoform X6, translated as MLDSSSRGFIFIVSRQGSSFEGRGNGPNFESCQPGPSGLQPQRPPQPGPSGLQPQRPPQPGPSGLQPQSGPPLTLQEELRLAKAARARDARNMSRLTPTQKQALAVLKDKKQVGNYLLPTGDLAPKGKKKGIEGRCWHPALLLPGTPSVPPPPNPRYWEKSSQAVVETQTASHLRIDDVSGCREEDSAIASTTEAPPSAVTPDDATDDEDVIEGTPPRPILIRRRARAVSPQSHALGRANESPLEKMMKIISNPPSVAQEVELGGTPSSTITMKTGSGTSGVSYNFDIGVDLEAVEETEEEALAGTERAYPDDSVAFIVNVPVADKNYMLVDCPANVAIDAPAHQGEDVTVGDSANAGSDIEPDDDEPHGPLRRRDVHEYDEVEGNPFLEDQVQVMNAADDAFLRTAPDNAELLHFDWSSEVDNFEGVREIFSGPSGPTFDLEGLTPLDVFRQIWDTNILSLMVRETNRYAQHIIDGLPTSSSSRMNRWVDTDEEEMWRFLCILMLQSLVYTPVEREYWYPIQESVKLGCDDIMPYNRFILLKRCLHFVDNTTLDPVSTSKLQKVMPIIQHLNHKFGSLYLPEQNVAIDESLLLWKGRLSFAQLIATKRARVGIKSYELCESRTGYLWKMEIYTGSGHIHEPQEATQAAAGHDVENEPESATSQIVFSLMRPLFGKGHTLVMDNFYNSPLLSRILKLKYKTDTVGTLRLKREYVPESLKGKTKQNMRTGEICFSSTKDLCIVVWMDSNVVSMISTCHGVKSGGKEKYGYYKYKPEVVLYYNNTMGGIDHKDQMLSSYPIERVRNVIWYKKLFRRLLNVSVHNSFVIYTHGNEMKYRHFRNTIVTQLRAAYQHPAPSRALVVRPSGQRAAMHLPQKIKKLRCKLCYAAKKTRSTVWQCSTCLVALCLPDCYKEYHDKLCTE; from the exons CCAACCTGGGCCGTCGGGGTTGCAACCGCAGCGCCCTCCCCAACCTGGGCCGTCGGGGTTGCAGCCGCAGCGCCCTCCCCAACCTGGGCCGTCGGGGTTGCAACCCCAATCTGGACCGCCGCTTACACTTCAGGAAGAGCTTCGTCTGGCGAAGGCCGCGAGGGCTAGGGACGCGCGAAACATGAGCAGGCTGACCCCTACCCAAAAGCAGGCCCTGGCTGTTCTGAAGGACAAAAAGCAGGTGGGCAACTATTTATTGCCCACCGGAGATCTTGC ccctaaaggaaaaaaaaaggGGATAGAAGGGCGATGCTGGCACCCAGCTCTTTTGTTGCCCGGGACGCCGTCTGTGCCTCCCCCACCAAATCCTCGGTATTGGGAAA AATCTTCTCAAGCTGTGGTGGAGACGCAGACAGCGAGCCACTTACGCATCGATGACGTAAGTGGCTGCAGGGAGGAGGACAGTGCAATCGCCTCCACAACCGAGGCCCCACCCTCCGCCGTCACACCCGACGACGCGACTGACGATGAGGATGTCATTGAAGGCACCCCTCCCCGTCCGATTT TAATCAGACGACGCGCACGCGCTGTGTCGCCGCAGAGCCATGCCCTAGGCAGAGCAAACGAAAGTCCTTTAGAGAA GATGATGAAAATCATTTCAAATCCACCTTCTGTGGCTCAGGAGGTAGAGTTGGGGGGCACACCTT CATCAACAATTACAATGAAGACTGGTTCTGGAACGTCGGGCGTGTCTTACAATTTTG ATATTGGTGTCGACTTGGAGGCCGTTGAGGAGACGGAGGAGGAAGCGCTCGCCGGTACAGAGCGCGCCTATCCAGACGATTCCGTAGCTTTTATCGTCAACGTTCCCGTTGCCGATAAAAACTACATGCTTGTCGACTGCCCTGCCAACGTCGCCATCGACGCGCCCGCCCACCAAGGTGAAGACGTCACCGTTGGCGACAGTGCAAATGCCGGCAGTGATATCGAGCCGGATGACGACGAGCCCCACGGCCCATTACGGCGTCGGGACGTTCATGAATATGACGAGGTCGAAGGAAATCCATTCCTCGAGGACCAGGTTCAAGTCATGAACGCCGCCGATGACGCCTTTCTCCGCACAGCGCCAGACAACGCAGAGTTGCTCCATTTTGACTGGTCGAGTGAAGTGGACAATTTTGAAGGTGTGCGGGAAATATTTTCTGGGCCTAGTGGGCCGACTTTCGACCTGGAGGGTCTTACTCCACTTGACGTGTTCCGTCAAATATGGGATACCAATATTCTTTCTTTGATGGTTCGAGAAACTAACCGTTACGCACAGCATATCATTGACGGGCTCCCCACATCTTCCAGTTCAAGAATGAACCGTTGGGTAGACACCGACGAGGAGGAGATGTGGAGGTTTCTGTGCATATTAATGCTACAATCATTAGTTTATACTCCCGTTGAACGGGAATATTGGTATCCCATACAGGAAAGCGTGAAGTTGGGTTGTGACGACATCATGCCCTACAACCGCTTTATTTTACTCAAACGTTGTCTACACTTTGTAGACAACACAACTTTGGACCCCGTGTCAACCTCCAAACTCCAGAAGGTGATGCCCATTATTCAGCACCTAAACCACAAGTTCGGCTCTTTATACCTGCCCGAGCAAAACGTGGCAATTGACGAGTCGCTCCTTCTATGGAAGGGGCGGCTGTCGTTTGCGCAGTTGATAGCAACGAAAAGAGCACGGGTAGGTATAAAGAGTTACGAGCTTTGTGAATCGCGAACGGGTTACCTCTGGAAGATGGAAATCTACACGGGCAGCGGTCACATTCACGAGCCACAAGAGGCAACGCAAGCGGCTGCAGGACATGATGTCGAGAACGAGCCGGAGAGTGCCACTAGCCAAATAGTGTTCAGCCTTATGCGACCACTATTTGGAAAGGGTCATACTTTAGTGATGGACAATTTTTACAATTCTCCACTTTTGTCGAGAATCCTGAAACTAAAGTATAAGACCGACACTGTTGGCACTCTCAGGCTTAAAAGAGAGTATGTACCCGAATCGTTGAAAGGTAAGACTAAGCAGAACATGAGGACTGGTGAGATCTGCTTCAGTTCTACCAAAGACCTCTGCATCGTCGTTTGGATGGACAGTAACGTAGTATCCATGATTTCGACTTGCCACGGCGTCAAATCCGGAGGTAAGGAGAAATACGGGTACTACAAATACAAGCCCGAGGTTGTGCTTTACTACAATAACACTATGGGAGGCATCGATCATAAAGATCAGATGCTGTCGTCCTACCCCATAGAGCGAGTTAGGAACGTGATATGGTATAAGAAGTTGTTTCGGCGACTCTTAAACGTATCCGTTCATAACTCGTTCGTTATTTATACGCACGGTAATGAAATGAAGTACCGCCACTTCAGGAACACCATAGTGACACAACTTCGGGCAGCCTACCAGCATCCGGCTCCTTCTCGGGCACTTGTAGTACGGCCATCAGGACAGAGGGCGGCAATGCATTTGCCTCAGAAGATCAAAAAGTTACGCTGCAAGCTTTGCTATGCAGCAAAAAAGACGCGCAGCACTGTTTGGCAGTGTTCGACGTGCTTAGTAGCTTTGTGCCTGCCTGATTGCTACAAGGAATATCATGACAAGCTATGCACCGAGTAA